One window from the genome of Pseudomonas sp. L5B5 encodes:
- a CDS encoding DOPA 4,5-dioxygenase family protein, translating to MQRIKGYHAHVYFDASTIDQARALCEQAAQRFGLQMGRVHERLVGPHPDWSCQLAFKPGLFGEVVPWLALNRQGLVVFLHPDTGDDLLDHTDHAIWMGALRPLDLTVF from the coding sequence ATGCAACGAATCAAGGGTTATCACGCCCATGTCTACTTTGACGCCAGCACCATCGACCAGGCCCGGGCATTGTGCGAGCAGGCGGCGCAACGGTTCGGCCTGCAGATGGGCCGGGTCCACGAGCGGCTGGTGGGGCCGCATCCAGACTGGAGCTGCCAACTGGCCTTCAAGCCGGGGCTGTTCGGCGAGGTGGTGCCCTGGCTGGCGCTCAATCGCCAGGGGCTGGTGGTGTTCCTGCACCCGGATACCGGTGATGACCTGCTGGATCACACTGACCATGCAATCTGGATGGGGGCGCTGCGGCCGTTGGACCTGACGGTGTTCTGA